A stretch of the Thermofilum adornatum genome encodes the following:
- a CDS encoding Rab family GTPase, giving the protein MGKTSLARYFTGQQFNPQEKLTVGIQHFFKKLVLDGKEISVAIWDLGGEHRFRFLAPMFLKGAKGIIYVFDLTREETFLEIEEWRKISEGVVGNVPSILVGNKADLEELKIVPYSLAREYARSKGMLEYFEVSVAKGINVNEAFIFLLKNIIERGSL; this is encoded by the coding sequence GTGGGAAAAACAAGCCTTGCAAGATACTTTACTGGACAACAATTTAACCCACAAGAAAAATTAACAGTAGGGATACAGCATTTCTTCAAGAAGCTTGTTCTAGATGGTAAAGAAATCTCGGTAGCTATATGGGATCTAGGCGGAGAGCACAGGTTCCGTTTCTTGGCCCCCATGTTTCTGAAGGGAGCAAAAGGCATTATCTATGTGTTTGATCTTACACGCGAAGAAACTTTTCTTGAGATTGAAGAGTGGAGAAAAATAAGTGAAGGAGTTGTCGGAAACGTTCCAAGCATACTCGTTGGAAACAAGGCGGATTTAGAGGAGCTTAAGATCGTGCCGTATTCCTTGGCTAGAGAATATGCCCGCTCAAAAGGCATGCTAGAATATTTTGAGGTTTCAGTAGCGAAAGGAATAAATGTTAATGAGGCATTTATTTTTTTGTTAAAAAACATTATTGAAAGAGGGAGTTTATGA
- a CDS encoding pyridoxal phosphate-dependent aminotransferase translates to MTPQAFRVSRASSQFGAEEAFVYLAKSLELKKKGVDVISFGIGQPDFQPPPHVLAEAKKAMDEGFNGYGPSLGMPELREKIADFVSQEYGTDVKPEEVAVTVGAKSAIFIGMITLLEPGDEVIIPDPSYPLYESVARYIGAKPVFLRLHRDNNYKITFPEIEKLVTDKTKMIVLNYPENPVGTTIDRRDIEEIVDFASKKGIVILSDEIYDHFVYEKKHFSTLQTANWRETVYYVNGFSKTFAMTGWRLGYVITNKDLVSKLSVVANNIYSCPVTFEQIAAARALDYGLDWFKEILEGYKRRRDLIYQELLSIKGVRTVKPEGAFYIFPDFTQVIKEKGLKNERELVDRLLYEKGVVTLPGTAFPKDGGINHLRFSFAVPENAIREGIKRIKEWVES, encoded by the coding sequence GTGACTCCACAGGCATTTCGGGTTAGTAGGGCTTCTTCTCAGTTTGGAGCAGAAGAAGCCTTTGTTTACCTTGCAAAAAGCCTCGAGTTAAAGAAGAAAGGCGTAGACGTAATTTCCTTCGGGATAGGACAGCCGGACTTTCAGCCCCCTCCCCACGTGTTGGCAGAAGCCAAGAAAGCGATGGATGAGGGATTCAACGGTTATGGACCAAGCCTTGGAATGCCAGAGCTAAGAGAAAAGATTGCCGACTTCGTCTCGCAGGAATATGGAACCGACGTAAAGCCTGAAGAAGTGGCAGTAACTGTTGGAGCTAAGTCTGCAATCTTTATAGGGATGATAACACTTCTAGAGCCCGGAGACGAGGTCATAATACCCGACCCCTCATATCCACTCTATGAGTCTGTCGCCAGATATATAGGGGCCAAACCTGTTTTTCTAAGGCTCCACAGAGACAATAATTACAAGATAACCTTCCCGGAAATAGAGAAGCTGGTTACAGACAAGACTAAAATGATTGTCCTAAACTACCCCGAGAACCCCGTAGGCACAACTATAGATAGAAGAGACATAGAGGAAATAGTAGACTTCGCTTCAAAGAAAGGAATAGTTATTCTCTCAGACGAGATATATGATCACTTTGTATATGAAAAGAAACACTTCTCGACTCTCCAAACAGCTAACTGGAGAGAAACAGTTTATTATGTAAACGGCTTCTCCAAGACCTTTGCAATGACAGGCTGGCGGCTAGGCTACGTAATCACCAACAAAGACCTAGTCTCAAAACTTTCCGTCGTCGCAAATAACATTTACTCGTGCCCAGTAACCTTTGAGCAAATTGCCGCGGCACGCGCCCTAGACTATGGGCTGGACTGGTTCAAAGAGATCCTAGAGGGCTACAAGAGAAGGAGAGACTTAATATACCAGGAACTATTATCGATTAAGGGTGTCAGGACAGTAAAGCCAGAGGGCGCATTCTATATTTTCCCAGACTTCACCCAAGTCATAAAAGAGAAGGGGCTGAAAAACGAAAGAGAACTGGTCGACAGGCTTCTATACGAGAAGGGGGTGGTAACTTTACCCGGCACAGCCTTCCCCAAAGATGGAGGCATAAATCATCTTAGATTCTCTTTCGCCGTGCCCGAAAACGCGATAAGAGAAGGCATAAAGAGAATAAAGGAATGGGTGGAGAGCTAG